The Pseudonocardia broussonetiae DNA segment GCCCATGCGCCCCGGCGGGATGCGCGAGCACAACCTGGCCGTGGTGCTCGGGGAGGTCGCGCGGCAGCAGCCGGTGAGCCGCGCACGCGTCGCGGCGGCCACCGGACTCACGAAGACCACGGTGTCGGCACTGGTCGCCGACCTGGTCCGGGACCGGCTCGTCACGCAGGCCGAGGCGGTCCGGGGGCAGGGCGACCGGGGCCGCCCCGGATCGGGGCTCAGCCTCGACGGGGACCACGTGGCGGCGCTCGGGTGCGAGATCAGCGTCGACCGCCTCGCCGTCAGCGTCCTCGACCTGCGGATGCGCCAGCGGGTGCGCCTGGAGCGGTGGGCCGACAACCGACGCGACCCGATGACCGTCCTCGGCGAGATCAGCGGGCTCGCGGCGGAGGCGGTGCGACTGGCCGGCGAACAGGGCCTCTCGGTGGTCGGCGCGACGGTGGCGGTCCCGGGCCTGCTCGACCGGGCGTCGTCGCGGATCACCGTGGCCCCCAACCTCGGGTGGCACGACGTGCCGCTCGACCACCGGTGGAGCGTCCTCGGGGCGGCCGCGCTGCCGACACAGGTCGACAACGAGGCCAACCTGGCCGCCATCGGAGAGCTCCGCCTCGGCGCGGGCACCCTCTACGACTCGTTCATGCTGGTCACCGGCGAGGTGGGCATCGGGGCCGGGCTGGTCATCGACTCGGCGCTGCACTCCGGGGCCGGCGGGTACGCGGGCGAGCTCGGCCACGTCGTCGTCACGCCGGACGGCGACCTGTGCGGCTGCGGTGCCCGCGGCTGCCTCGAGACCGTCGCCGGGAAGGAGGCCCTGCTCCGGGCGGCCGGCCTCGATCCGCGCGACGGGCTGCGCCCGCTGATCGAGGGGGTCGGATCCGGCGAGCCCCGGGCCCTGGCCGCCGTCGACGCCGCCGCCCGGGCGCTCGCCGTCGCCCTCGCGGCGGCGGTGAACCTCCTCGACCCCGGCGCGATCATCCTGGGCGGGCCGCTCGCCGCGATCGGACCGCGGCTGCTGGACACCCTCGAGACCAACCTGGCCGCCCGGCTGCGCAACCTGCGGGGCAGCGCACCGCCGGTGCTCGCCTCCGCGCTCGGCGACGACTCGGCGGTGCTCGGGGGCGCGGTCGCGGTGCTCGACGCCGTCGTGGCCGACCCGGGACCGGTCATGAGGCGGGCCGGACGCCCCGACGGCTGACGACGCCTCCTCGAGGAGCCTCGTCGGTGGGCGCCCCGGCACCTGACGGTGGCGTCGGCGACGCGGTCGGCGACACTGGTCCGGCGGACGGAGGGACGGTCGGGGCCGGCCGCCCGATCGGCGGACGGGGAGACAGCACGATGGCGAGGCCGAGCAGCAGGCGACAGCTCGTGTCGAACGAGCTGCTCGAGCACGCCGCGCGGCTGTTCACCGACAAGGGGTTCGCCGCGACGTCGCTGCAGGACATCGCCGACGCGATGGGCATCAGCCGCCCGTCCCTCTACACCTACGTCCGCAACAAGGAGGAGCTGCTCGCCGCGCTCGTCCAGGACGTCCTCGGTCCGACGGTGCGCATCCTCGAGGAGGCGATCGCGCGGACCGACGCCGCGGCGGACGTGCGCCTCACCGACGCGGTCCACGCGATGGCGGTGCACAACTGCCGCAACACCACGCGGTTCCGGCTGCTCGACCGCAGCGAGCCGCACCTCCCGCCCGAGCTGGCCGCCGAGCACCGCGACTCCCGGCGGCGCGTGCTGGCCCTCCTCGTCACGCTCGTCGAGGACGCGATCGCGGCGGGGGCCGTGCGCCCCGTGCCGGCGCGCACCGCGGCCCTGTCGATCCTGGGGATGCTCAACTGGATCGCCTGGTGGTACCGCGCAGGGGTCGACGACCCGGCCGAGGACGTCGCCGACGTGATGACCCGCATGACCATGGCCGGCATCCAGCGCGACGACGGCCGCTCCCCCGCGACGAGCCCCTGGACCGCGGTCACCCAGCTCAGGGAGGACCTCGCGCAGCTCGAGCGGACGCTGGCCGCCGTCGTGCCGCCCGAGACCGACCGCCCCGGCTGACGCCGACCCTCCCCGCCGCCGGCCGCCGGCCGTCGGCGGCACCGCCCTGCCCGCAGCGCCCGTGCCACCACCCGAACGGCGGCTTGTGACATTAATGTCGGGAAACCAACACTGATGTCGACCCGCTTCGAGGAGGCGCAATGACTGCACTGCTCACCACCCGACGGACCCGCTCGCCGTGGGCCGTCGTCGCCCTGGGTTTCGCCGCGATCGTGTTCGACGGCTACGACCTGATCGTCTACGGATCGGCCGTCCCGGCCCTGCTCGCGCACCCCGACTGGAACCTGACGCCGCCCCAGGTCGGCGCCATCGGCAGCTACGCGCTGCTCGGCATGTTCGTCGGGGCGATCGGCGTCGGCGCGCTGACCGACCGCATCGGCCGGCGCCGGATGTTCATCGCCTGCGTCACCTGGTTCTCGCTGATGATGCTGGCCGTCGCGGCCGCTCCCACGCCCGAGCTGCTGGGGGCGGCCCGGTTCCTCGCCGGTCTCGGCTTCGGCGGCATCGCGCCGGTGGCCATCGCCCTGGTCGTCGAGTGGGCCCCGCCCGGGCGGCGCAACCTGCTCAACGCCGTGATGCTCTGCGGCTTCCCGGTCGGCGGGGTGCTCGCCGCGCTCGCGGGCATCGCGCTGCTGGAGCCGGCGGGCTTCCGGACCCTGTTCGCCCTCGGCGCGCTGCCGCTGGTCACCCTGGTCCCGCTGGCCCTGCTGCTGCTCCCGGAGTCGCCGGGGTTCGTCGCCGGAGGACCGCGGCAGGTCCGCTCCACCGGCCTGCTGCGCGGCCGGCCCGCCGTCGCGCTCGCACTGCTGGCCGTGGCCAACGTCGCCGGGTTCCTGCTCGTGTTCGGCCTGAACACCTGGCTGCCCCAGCTGATGCGCCAGGCCGGCTACGCGCTCGGCTCCGCCATCGCGTTCCTGCTCGTGTTCAACCTCGGCGCCGTCGCCGGCGGGCTGGCGGGGTCCGCGCTCGCCGACCGGCACGGCCCCCGCCCGGTGGCCACCGCGGCGTTCGGCATCGGCGTCGTGTCGATCGCCCTGCTCGCGCTGCCCCTGCCGACCCTCGTGCTCTACGCCCTGATCGCCGTGGCCGGCGCCGCGTCGGTCGGCACCCAGATCGTCGTCTACGGCTACGTCGCGACCCACTTCGCGCTCCGCGACCGCGCCACCGCGCTGGGCGTCACCAGCGGCGTGGGCCGCCTCGGTGCGGCCGCGGGCCCGATCCTCGGGGGCTACCTCATCGCGTCCGGGCTCCCGCTGGGCTGGAACTTCGCGGCGTTCGCCGCCGTCGCCCTCGTCGGCGCGCTGGCCGCCGTCGCCGTCCCCGTCCTCGCCCCGGCGGCCGGGCCGGGCGCGACGACCACGGCGCCCTCCTCCGAGGCGGTCGCCCGATGAGCGCCCCCGAGCCGGCCACCGACCTGCCGCCCTTCGACCCGGACCGCGCCGCCGCCTACCTCCGGGACGGGCTGTGGGGCAGCCGCACCGTCGGCGACCGGCTGCGCGACTCGGCCGAGCGCTTCGCCGGACGGCCCGCGCTCGTCACCGCCGAGCAGCGGCTGAGCTACCGCGAGCTCGACGACGCGACCGACGCCTTCGCCGCCGGCGTCCTGGCGACGACCGCGCTGCGCCCCGGCGACCGCGTGATGTTCTCGGCGGGCAACGTCGCCGAGACCGTGGTCGCCTACTACGGCTGCGTGAAGGCCGGCCTGCTGCCGGTCTGCACCCTGCCCGCGCACGGGCACCGCGAGATCGGCCTGCTCGCCGAGCACACCGGCGCCCGCGGCCACGTCGTGCAGGCCGACTTCGGGCGCCAGGACCTCGCCGCCCTGTCCGCGACCGTGGGGCTCGACGTCGTGATCTCCCTGCGCGGGCGCCTGCCGGGCGCGGTCGGGTACGACGAGATCCTCGCGGCCGGGGCCACCGCCCCCGCCCGCGCGGCCCTCGCGGCCGTCGAGATCGACCCCGACGGGCTGGTCGCGTTCCAGCTCTCCGGAGGCACGACGGGCCTGCCGAAGGTGGCGCCGCGCCGGCACCGCGAGTACGTCCACAACGCCGAGGCCTTCACCGGCCCGCTCGGGATCGGCCCCGGGTCGGTCGTCCTGCACGTCCTGCCGATCATGCACAACGCCGGGATTGCCGCGGCCATGCAGCCGGCGCACTGGGCGGGGGCGACGTTCGTCCTCGGCGCGTCCGCGGACGCCGCGGCGGTGTTCGAGATCGTGCACCGGGAGCGGGTGACGACCATCCCGCTGCTGCCGCCCGCCGTCGTCATCCGGCTGCTGGAGCGCGCCGCGACCACCGGCGAGGACCTGCGCCCGGTCGAGCGGATGCTGGTCGGCGGGCAGAAGCTGCCCGCGGAGGCCGCCGCCCGCGTCGAGCCGGTGCTGAAGGTGCCGTGTGCCCAGATGTTCGGCATGGCTGAGGGCATGTTCCTGGCCACTCCCCCGGACGCGCCCGGGTGGGTGCGGGAGCGGACCGTCGGCACGCCGATCTCCGCGGGCGACGAGATCCGGGTGCTGGAGATCGGCGGCGAGGACGAGGTGCCCGACGGGGAGCTGGGCGAGCTCGCCTGCCGCGGCCCGTACACCGTGCCGGGCTACTACCGGGCGGCCGCGCACAACGCCGCCACCTTCACCGGCGACGGGTTCTACCGCACCGGTGACCTCGCGGTCCGGCACGTCGTCGACGGCCGCACCTACTACGCCATCGAGGGCCGCATCAAGGACGTCATCAACCGCGGCGCGGAGAAGATCCACGCCGAGGAGGTCGAGGAGATCGTCGTGCGCCATCCGGACGTGACCACCGCGGCGCTGGTCGCCATGCCCGATCCGGTCCTCGGGGAGCGCGCGTGCGTCTTCCTGATCCTGGCCGCCGGGGCCCCGCCGCTCGACGTGGCCGGGCTCGGGGAGTTCCTCCGGGGCGAGGGCCTCGCCCGCTACAAGTGGCCGGAGCGGGTCGAGGTCGTCGCGGAGCTCCCGCTGACCAACGTGGGCAAGGTGTCCAAGAAGGACCTGCGGGACCGGCTGGCCGAGGCGGTGTCGGCATGAGGCGCGTCGCCGTCGTCGGCGGTGGACCGGGCGGGCTGTACGCGGCCCGGCTCCTGCGGCTGGCGGACCCGCACGCCGAGGTCACCGTGCACGAGCAGGGCCTGCCGGAGACGACCTTCGGCTTCGGGGTCGCGCTCGGGGCGCGGACCCAGCGCAACCTGGAGGACGCCGACCGCGACTCGCTGCGCGACATCCTGGCCGCGTCCCACCCGCACGACATGAGCATGCGCGTCGGCGACGACGTCGCCCGCGTGCCGGGTGGACGGCTCGTCGCCATCGCCCGGACCGAGCTCCTCGCCGTCCTCACCCGGCACGCGGAGAAGGCCGGGGTCGACCTCCGGTACGGCGAGCGGGTCGACGCCCGCGACCTCGACGCCGACGTGGTCGTCGTCGCCGACGGCGTGAACAGCGCGACCCGCACCGCGCTGGCCCCCGAGCTCGGTGAGCGCGTCGAGGTGGGGCGCGGCCTGTACCTGTGGGCCGGCACCGGGTTCGCCCTCGACGAGGCCGTGTTCGCCCCGGC contains these protein-coding regions:
- a CDS encoding MFS transporter, with translation MTALLTTRRTRSPWAVVALGFAAIVFDGYDLIVYGSAVPALLAHPDWNLTPPQVGAIGSYALLGMFVGAIGVGALTDRIGRRRMFIACVTWFSLMMLAVAAAPTPELLGAARFLAGLGFGGIAPVAIALVVEWAPPGRRNLLNAVMLCGFPVGGVLAALAGIALLEPAGFRTLFALGALPLVTLVPLALLLLPESPGFVAGGPRQVRSTGLLRGRPAVALALLAVANVAGFLLVFGLNTWLPQLMRQAGYALGSAIAFLLVFNLGAVAGGLAGSALADRHGPRPVATAAFGIGVVSIALLALPLPTLVLYALIAVAGAASVGTQIVVYGYVATHFALRDRATALGVTSGVGRLGAAAGPILGGYLIASGLPLGWNFAAFAAVALVGALAAVAVPVLAPAAGPGATTTAPSSEAVAR
- a CDS encoding TetR/AcrR family transcriptional regulator; amino-acid sequence: MARPSSRRQLVSNELLEHAARLFTDKGFAATSLQDIADAMGISRPSLYTYVRNKEELLAALVQDVLGPTVRILEEAIARTDAAADVRLTDAVHAMAVHNCRNTTRFRLLDRSEPHLPPELAAEHRDSRRRVLALLVTLVEDAIAAGAVRPVPARTAALSILGMLNWIAWWYRAGVDDPAEDVADVMTRMTMAGIQRDDGRSPATSPWTAVTQLREDLAQLERTLAAVVPPETDRPG
- a CDS encoding AMP-binding protein translates to MSAPEPATDLPPFDPDRAAAYLRDGLWGSRTVGDRLRDSAERFAGRPALVTAEQRLSYRELDDATDAFAAGVLATTALRPGDRVMFSAGNVAETVVAYYGCVKAGLLPVCTLPAHGHREIGLLAEHTGARGHVVQADFGRQDLAALSATVGLDVVISLRGRLPGAVGYDEILAAGATAPARAALAAVEIDPDGLVAFQLSGGTTGLPKVAPRRHREYVHNAEAFTGPLGIGPGSVVLHVLPIMHNAGIAAAMQPAHWAGATFVLGASADAAAVFEIVHRERVTTIPLLPPAVVIRLLERAATTGEDLRPVERMLVGGQKLPAEAAARVEPVLKVPCAQMFGMAEGMFLATPPDAPGWVRERTVGTPISAGDEIRVLEIGGEDEVPDGELGELACRGPYTVPGYYRAAAHNAATFTGDGFYRTGDLAVRHVVDGRTYYAIEGRIKDVINRGAEKIHAEEVEEIVVRHPDVTTAALVAMPDPVLGERACVFLILAAGAPPLDVAGLGEFLRGEGLARYKWPERVEVVAELPLTNVGKVSKKDLRDRLAEAVSA
- a CDS encoding ROK family transcriptional regulator, yielding MRPVGGATPMRPGGMREHNLAVVLGEVARQQPVSRARVAAATGLTKTTVSALVADLVRDRLVTQAEAVRGQGDRGRPGSGLSLDGDHVAALGCEISVDRLAVSVLDLRMRQRVRLERWADNRRDPMTVLGEISGLAAEAVRLAGEQGLSVVGATVAVPGLLDRASSRITVAPNLGWHDVPLDHRWSVLGAAALPTQVDNEANLAAIGELRLGAGTLYDSFMLVTGEVGIGAGLVIDSALHSGAGGYAGELGHVVVTPDGDLCGCGARGCLETVAGKEALLRAAGLDPRDGLRPLIEGVGSGEPRALAAVDAAARALAVALAAAVNLLDPGAIILGGPLAAIGPRLLDTLETNLAARLRNLRGSAPPVLASALGDDSAVLGGAVAVLDAVVADPGPVMRRAGRPDG